attgtattccatatcaattagagttatcttgtaactgtgtactatataaacacatacttaggatttacactatatgtgttatcattatcgagaagattatacattgtaacctagcatctcttagtgatatttgtttatTACTGAGatagaacaacagttcatattataacagagtttattgaatataattgatctatgttacatacttgtgttcaaatcgatttgattgtataaacactgtattcaacccccttttacagtgttgtgtgacctaacatagtaAAAATCAGTAATCGCCTTGCAAAATCATTCTATACTGTCGACAGACAACGAACTAGTCCAACTAAAACTTTAAAATGTTAAAGTTATATTATTATTCTAATACTCCTCTAGTCTGGAGtcatctcttctatatataataggagaacattGACATAATATTAGTGAGACTTTTCATTCTCAGAAAATGACGGATTGGCCCTTATGTTTAATATACTAAAAAAAATTTGTTAATGGGAATTGAACCCGAATCTAGCCAATAACATACACACTTCAGTACCACTATATTAATATGTATTTTGTGTAATAATTTTACACTTACTAGGAATTTTTCGTGTTAGAGTTATAGAATGATATTTTTaatcatatttttctttttatatctGCTGATTTAATTACCTATATATATCAAAAAAACTAAGTTACTACTAAAGTAATAATACTAATCGATATTTTACATATAAAATAACAGTTTTACGAAAAAGATAGAAGAGTTAACACATAAAATGTATTTAATTAACGATGTTATTCTTTTTAAAGTAAACGTTATATTAAATTTATGATTACATCTAAGAAATGGTTAATAAAATATAATGatcatttataaaattataagaaaaaaattaaatcaaatttttgaACATTGACATAATACTGGTGAGACTTTTTATTCTTAGTAAAATGACAGATTTATCCTTCTATTTAATATacctaaaaaatatttttaataggaaTTGAACCCGAATCTAGCCAATAACATACACACTTCAATACCACAATGTAAATATGTCTTTTGTGTTAATATTTTTACACTTAACATGGATTTTTCGCATTAGAGTTATAGAATGacatttttaatcatatttttctttttatatttgttgATTTAGTTACCTATATATTTCAATAATGATACGATATTTTTTTAAGTACTCTTCGACTAAAATCACCAACAAGACAACAATTATTGTTATGCATATGATATAAGattatatataatgattaactattcaaatataaatatattatatgtTACCCATACAACATCATATATTCTTACATATAGATCCCAATGATGATATATACCTCCTTCGTCCCtctcaattctttacatttcagAGAAAGTGTCTAACATGTATTTGAAGGGACGTataaagtatagttatgtaacttatttttataatttttttttgaataaaaacgtaaccatttaattattatttagaaaaaaattctaaaaataagtTACAGAAtaatactttatatgcaccttaaaatacgtgtTGGATACTCTTTATGAAATATAAAGAAATGGATAAAAAACCTTTAAGAAAAAATAGCTTTAGAGATAAATACCTAGCTGATGAGAAGATATCATTCCGAAACAAACAATTAAGAAGTTGGTGAATAAGGGTGTTGGCACTCTCTGGaacaattttattaaataagGTCTCAAACaacatatattaaaaaaataaacgTAACTTAAAGAGATATTTTGAGAAATGTAATAGCGTGTGACGTTTCTTCTCCCCGTaaatttttgattttaaaaaacCTGCAAACACATATTTAATTAGCATATACACAAATTATATGTTCATACTATACAAAAAATATGTACCAAACATCCATTTTTATATGCACATAAGGTCATATTGCGTTAGTTAATGACCACAAAaactctctctatatatatatataataggagGGGTCCACTCACTTGCTATTATACATAATCCCGTACACTCGTAACATCTTTCTactaattaaatattattttagtatttaaaattTTATGACATAACACTCTGATTGCATGTCAACCCTGTGGCATGTTAACCCGTATACAATTACTGTCTTTCTGTCCTGAACTAAAAATGCAACACAATCTATCATTTTAGAGTGTCGCCATTATTTTGGTTTTTATATTTTTTGTGCTATTTAGATCAATCTCATAAAAATAACAGATATTGAAAAATCTTATATGAAGTACAAAAAGAAAGGTTTTGAAAGCCTAACTACTAAAAGTTCTCACAATATTCACAtcataaaattttgtaatagatACCCACAAGCTACATTAACACAGCAACACATGATGACAAGTACATAATGAATTTTCAAACTCCACGTCATCACAATAAATTTAACATTGAGTATAAACTACTTCCAGTGATATATTTCGCACGCTTTAACTGAATTATAAGGGGTTATGCATTTTATTTCTAACAAAACATGTATAAGATAAAATTTCAAAAGTTACATATGCTCTATTCTGAAATATTACTTGAAAAATACCTCGTGCCTCGCATGGGCTATTATGCTAGTTTAATAATGTTAGTATAAATCAGTAATGGCACTGCAAACTCAATTATATTAATTTAATACTCCTCCGGTCCGAAGTCATTTATGGGTAGAAAAGTGGAACACTGGCACCTATTTTTAGGGCAAGGAGTCGAACCTGAGTCATCAGCCAACCTGATTTATTATACTATGTCAAGAAAATAGTTCATTTGAAATATCAACTTATATAGGAAAACTCTTTCGAAGATTTTATATTACTATTATAACGTATGCATTATTCTGTATCAATTTTTTGGACTTCACATTATGTTACGCCTAGATTCCTTCCGATATGAGAACACCCTTCGGTTGTCAAGAACGGCCTTCGGCTTGTACCTGAAAAtgaagagaatgcgagggatTGTCCCCTGGATGCACCTCCGGTGTTAGAATAAGTAATCTGGATATAGAAGTAGGTTTGAGAATACAAGAAAGTAGAGAAAGTTTTGAGACTCTAGAGAATTGTTCCGTTCCTTACATTCCTTGGGGTATTTATACTCAAACCTGTATAAATGTTCGTCCTTTATGAGAAGAATCTGGATGAATGTTGGAGGAGTGATATGGGGGCAACCGTTACGATTCTGTGTTATTGAACAGCTGGTGAGAGGCTAAGTGGGCCTTCCGCCTTTGAACTGTTTGGGCCTTCGGGCCAATGGCTTTTGAGACCGATGGGCCTACAACCAACATGTCCCTGTCTTTCATCTGGTCCATCGATCGATTGACAAACATCATCCTTGGCCCATTTTAAAGGTGAAAACCCCAGGTTTCTCCTGTTGTCTTTCCTCTGGTTCGTCAGGTCACGTGGCGACATCATGGGGAACTGGGGGCTTAATAAAGTGGACAGCTATCCATCACGTCCTTTCATGGTTTCATCACGGCTGTTGAATCCCTGCCGTCTTAATTTGGGTCCTTTATTTTAAAACACCCAGGGACGGTTTTTTGGTACCAAAACGTTTGGGTTTTGGCGCCTATATAAAGTCCTTTGCAAAATTATTTTTTCAGTCTATGACTTCAAGCTTTTCTCCCTCACAATCATTTACTTTGAGCAAGTAGCACATTCCAAGACAGGAAGCGTTAATTATGTGTTCCAAGACCATCATATTTCACTAAAAGAACATCTTGAAATCAGTAAATATTCATCATCCCTTTAGTATGTTTCTTGTATTTCATGCATTTTCTGCTTTTGAGTTATTTTTCCCGTGTTTCTTTGTTTCTGTCTGTGGGGTACTTTTTTGGGTTGGTAGTTTTTTGGGTGcctcttttttttttcttcttttggGAGCACCAATAGGGTTTAAAGATGGCGCTCGAGGTGTTCTTGGTCAAGAACCTCCTTCTGGGGATTTTTTGCTCTATAACATCTTTCTAGAGTCGAACCCTGGTGTTCCGGTTTTATTTTCTTCTCCTGTTGAGTTTAAAGATTACATGTGAGGTGTTATTGGGCAAGAACTTCGTTCGGGGGGATTTCACCTTAGAACATCCTTCGGGAGCCGACTCTGGGCGTCCCTCTATTTCCTTCTTTCAAGAGTCATTCAGTTGGTCAAAGGACATGTACTCAGTTTCTTCTTGTCCTTTTAATTTTTTCTTCTGTCATTTGTATAAGTATATTGACTAATTAGTCTATTTATTTTTTAATACAAGGACATGGAACAAGTGAATACTTTAGCGGGTACCTCCACCTCTCAACTCGAACTAACTGGGAGGAGACTCTTCAACTCGGTTGCTTTGTACAATGCGGCTAACAACCGTTCGAAGTTGTCTGAAGAGAGAATGGGGCATATGTATGCCAATTATTCAATTCCCCATGGTTACTTCTGGTTGTACCCCGTGATCTCTTGCGAATGAATATACGATACTCCGTCGATGTCCAAAAGATTTGGTGATCGTGCGGTTGGAATCTCTGAGGCTGCTTTTAAGTGCGGCTTCCGAGTGCCTTTGCTGAAGATTGTGAAGCATTTCTTCCAGCAGATGGGCATCGCTCTAGGGCAAATAGACCCTAACGGGTTCATCCATATAAATTGCTTCCATAACCGGTGCCTCCAGGCCATTGATCAGCCGTTCACCCGGCTCTTCTGGTTCCATTATGACTTCAGGAAGAACCTTAAGAGTCCGGGTTTTAACAAAATTTCCCGCCGAGCTGGCCGAGCTGATTAGATGGCCACTAACTCGAGGAATAAGTCAACTCGCACCCATTGGTGCTTCATTAGTGGGCCGAAACTCACTGATTTCTCGGAGTGGCGCGAGGTCGATCCTACTAAGATTTTGATGCCAAATCTGAGCGATGAGGAGAAGGACCTGTATGCTATCTTGCTTAATGCTAAGGTAAAAAAGCTTACTCCCAACGAATATCGGGACAAGgattggtggttgagtttgtggGGTGGGGGTAACTTTTTTCTTCCTTCGTCTTCCTTTATTTTTTATTGTTTAACTGATTTCCTTCTCCGCTCATTTATATTATGTGTAGTTAGTGCTTTCACTGTTAGCTTGCACTAATCTTTCTTTCGTCTTTGTTTTCAGTGTTCTTTAGGGAAACACTGATTGAGAGGAAGAAGTTGAAGGCAGCAGAGGAGAGGGCCACCGAAGAGGTGAAGAAGGCCAAACCTACTGGAAAGAACGTTCCAGATCCTTTAGCCACTGTTGGCGGTGAGGGGACCGAGAGGATGGACCCTGTTCGGCAAGAGTCGCCTGCTTCGAAGGAGAGCCAGGGGCGGATCTTCAATTTCTAGGTGAACGGGCCCCAGTTAAGAGGCTTTGGAGCCCTGATGAGATCGTCCTGACTTTTTTCCTAGATTGGGGGATCTTGACAACCAATCATACGGTATATCCAGCCTTGCAGGCTACAAAGGAGCGGGCTTCCGACCTAAGCCACGGGCTTCAGCTCCCTACTGATCATTCACTCTATGCGGTGGCTTCTCCAACAGAGGCCTGTATAGAGCTTATGTCCTTCCTATCCCTTGTAAGTTTTATTTTTTCACTTGTGATTTAGCTTTCTTATTGTCCTTTCTATTGTTTGGACTTAACTGATGTTTCCCTGTGTATATTTTGCGCAGGCTGCTCCTTGGGCCACTGCTATTGCAGACAAGGTTCAGGATATGCAGGGCCGAATGGCCCAAGTGCAAGAGTTGGAGCGAAGGGCTATTGCGACGGTGGAGGAACTCAAGAGAGTCCAGTTGCAGAATGATAACTTGATCGGCCAGGCCACGGTACTGCAGGATGTAAGGTAGTGGTTGGAGGGGATTCCGGTGAAGGCGAACATGTGTATAAGCCTTCGGAATGGCCAGTTGAAAAAGTCCAAGAAAGAGCTTCGGAAGACGAAGAAGCAGCTAGACCATACCGATTAGAGATGTTTTTAGTTCGGCAATGATTATGTCTTGGAGAAGGCTCATGGCCTTGGGTGAGATTATAAGCAGCTGTTGGACGATAACCTTGAAGATCCCATAGGTCGAGGTGATGTGGAGGCCCCCTAAGTCTCTTTAGGTGAAGATGAGGAGCTTTATGATAAAGATGTTCAGTCCTAGTTTGGACTTGTATTTTTTGATTTGTTGTTAATACTTTTTGCCTTCGGGCCTCTAACTTTAATTGCCTTCGGGTTAAGTTTATTTAGGGCCTTCGTGTCTTTGAATTTATTTCCATTTTTGCTCGTTTATTTTGGCGACTTTATCGTGTACTGCATCTTCAGCCTTAATTTTTTGCCTTAGCATTTCCATACTGGCATTTTCTGTTGCATTTTCGGCCTCACTTTTTGCCTACTGCATCACCGGCCTTACTTTTTTGCCTTAGCAATTTTTTATGTAGTACTCGTGCCCCAAGTGTTAAGGGGATGAGTCTTTTCCCTTCGGAAGAATCTGAGCGTATTTCGCCTTATTCTAAGGGGTTTTCCTTATGTCATTAAGATTAAAAAAGCATCGTAAGCGGGCATTCCTTGAAATTGGAAAAGGAACTGTCTTCTTTGGGATCGTCCCTGAAATAATTTACATGCATTTCCTTTCTGAGGGATGAATGGCTTGTCTTCTTCAGGTTTGTCCCTAGATAAGGCTCATTCGTTCCTTCGGTTATGTAAAACACTTGTAAAAAAGTTAGTATAAGCTTAAAATTGAGGATGAATGAGAACTTCTTTTTCCAAGATTGCCCCTAGATATTCTTCGTTCATTTTCTCATTTTGTTAAACATTCATTCTAATATTAGAATAACAACTGTAGGGTgaggggcattattcttcataGGATTGGCCCTAGATAATCTTCCTTCTCCCCTTTGTGTAAGCGATTAAACATGGGGGATGAAGGGTTTTTCTTCTTTGGGATCGCCCATAGATAATACTCATTCATTCGCTCAGTGTGTTATATTTTTTAAGTAAAAAGTTATGTGAAGAAAGTGTATCTTTCATTGAATATTTATTCATTACACATCTTGCAACTTTTAAGACTTAAAGTAAAATACAAAAGGGAAAACATAAGAAATTTTCTTAATGATAAAATTTCCGAAGGAGACTAGCATGCAAAGTAGTCTTGATTATTTCTCGAGCTAATGTTTCCAACTTGTAAGTTCCTGGGCAAATGAACTCTATCACTTTATATGGCCCTTCCCAGTTTGGCTGAAGCTTTCCTTGCTTCGTTGGCATAAATGCAGCTACCTCTCTGAGGACGAGGTCGCCAATACCGAAGGACCATTTCTTGACGCCCGATTCGTAGTGTTGTGTGGCCTGTAGTGGATATTTTATATTCCTCTGGTGGACCGCTTCTCTTTCTTGTTCTACCAGGTCTGCATTCGCCCTTAGACCAAAGTGGTTAACTTCCACATTGTAAACCTCCGTCGGTAAGATTCCAGACCCATTTTCACAGGTACCAAGGCATTTGTTCCATAAGCAAATCTAAAAGGTGTTTCCCCGGTAAAGACTCTAGGATTCATTTGGTAAGCTCATAAGAACCATGAAAACTCTTCCGCCCATCTTCCCTTGGCTTTGCCCAATGTTTTTTAATGCCTTGGAAAATTACCTTATTGGCTGCTTCCACTGCCCCATTGTTTTGAGAATGAGCGACTGAAATGAACCTTTGTTGGACCCCAAAGTGATGGAGGAATCTTCTGAACTTTTTCCTCACAAATGGCATTCCGGTGTTCGAGAAATATACCCTCAGAGTCCCAAAACTTAAGATGATCTGTTCGAGAAAGAATTTCTTCGCCGCTTCTTCGGTTATGATGGATAGTGGCTTGGCTTCAACCCATTTTGTCATGTAGTCAATGGCGATGATGCAATATTTTTCATGTCTTGTGGTAGTAGGTAGAACTCCAATAATGTTTATAGCCCACATTGTAAAAGGTATGGGGATGAGGACCGAAGCCATTTCCTCTAGGGGCTGCTTCAGAACTGTAGAGAACATTTGGCACTTCTTGCATTTCTTAACTTAATTcaaaagttttaaatgcttgGGAGGTTTATTTACCTTCGTGGTGTAAGCCTTCGTCTAGGGATCCCTCTGCTCATACTCACCCGAGAAGTGTTTCACCACAAGCATGAAGTCGCTGAATACCCTTAAGTGCTTCACCTTAAGACTTCGTGATACTTCCACTCCATCCAAAAGagcctcatattctgcttcattgttAGTAAGTGGAAAGTTGAACCAAATAGCTTGGCAGATATTAAGTCCATCGTGATGGGAAAGAAAGAAACAGTCCTGCTCCACACTTCTTCCCAGTGACCGAACCATCCATAAAAAAATTTCATTTCCCCGGGGTTCGAATGAGTTGTTCCTCAGGTGTAAGGTCCTTTGGCCCTGTGAAAGTGCATTCGACCATGAAGTCTGCCAGTGCTTGGGCTTTTATTAGTGTTCGTGAGATGAACTCAAGGTCATATTCACCAAGCTCGATGGACCAAGACACGACCCTTCCCAAAGCTTCCGACCTTGTCAAGATTTTCTTTAGTGGTTGGTCGGTAATGATTTGTACCGTTCGGCCGTAGTGTCACAATTTTCAGGAGGCCATGACCATCCCATATGCGAATTTCTCAACATTGGGTTACCTTGTTTCTGTGTCCTTCAATACATGGGAGACATTGAAGACAGAATGCTAATTTCCCTCGTGATTCTTTATCAAGACAGCTCCAAGAGTTCGGTCATACATGACTAGATAGAGTTGAAGGGTTTCCTTCGGATTCATTAAGAGTGAAGCCTTATTGAGATACTCTTTTACTTCTTCCAATGCCTTCTAGAATTCGGGCCCCCACTCAAAATTCTTCGACCCCTTGAGCACAGCGAACAAAGGTAGTGCTGTTTTGGCCGACCTTGAGATGAAGCGCTGAAGGGCTGCCAATCATCCCGTCAGCTTCTAGATATCTCGGATATACTTTGGGGCCTCCATGTCAATAACAACCTATATTTTTTCAGGGTTCTCCTCTATCCTTCGGGCACTGACCATGTAACCCAAAACTTTCCCACTTGCTACTCTGAACGTGCACTTGTTCTGATTTATCCATATATTATGCCTTCAGAGTGTTTTAAAGCACTACCTCAGATCTTGGCATAATCTCTGAACAGGGACTTTAGAATCATGTCGTCCGCATAAGCTTCCATATTTCGGCCAATCTGCTCCTTGAACACTTTGTTCATAATTCGTTGAAATGTGGCTCCAGCATTCTTAAGTCGGAATGGAATTTTGATGTGTGCATAGGTTCCCTTCGGAGTTATGAACGATATCTTTGGCACATCTTTATCGTTCATAGAAATTTGATGATATCCATAAAATACATCGAGAATGCTAAGTACCTAGTATCCAGCCATGACCTCTATTAGTTGGTCGATGCTGGGAAGGGGATAATGGTCCTTCGGGCAGGCCATGTTGAGATCCATGTAATCCACGCATATTCTCCACTTTGCTTTGGATTCTTTGACCACCACCACATTGGCCAGCCAGTCGGCATATTCGATTTCCTCTATAACTTTGGCCACAACTAACTTTTTAACTTCGGCCTCTATAGCCTTCTGTCGTTCGGCTGTAAAATTTCTCTGCTTGACGGGTTTGGCCTCGGGCTGCATATTAAGGCAGTTCTTGGCTGTCTTTGGATCCAAACAGAGCATGTCTTATGGCCCCCAAGCAAACCCATCATGGTATTCCCGAATGACTGCAATGACCTTTTCTTTCAGATATTTTTCCATGTTCTTCCCCATGCGCACCATTTTACCCGAATGAGCCATATATAGTTCGAACTCTTCAACTTCAGCGGTTGGTTCGGCTATGGGATTTTAGAggtgttagtcgctaaacacgcgctaataatacacgcaagtatacgcgttcgcaagtagtgtAAGATGAAAATCAGATTCtttcccacagagactagtttggctaactaattaatttatgcacttaagcaataatgtatggttattattcaatgctaagacgataacaaattgaggttgtttataactaagaattaaactaacaattataactaaagaaataagattgattgaattaatatatatgacatacatgggattctaacttcattaaatactacattcaatagcctttttgttcttaaccttagcatgtaatggtgatgacactaatcagataacacgaaactcaTAAACGCtaacttttgttgcacgaataccatactaccagacatccataaaagagatagaagctgaatagacaccaattatattaagaccctatatgtctatagaatttgacaacataatggtttaagcacaagttatgtatcttgattacatagggcaagtaagatggttaaaattacccactaatcatgcataaaaatacatgaacctacgctagcatggcaagttctaaatccttaaattcactttcgcttcattaggaattaacacactatcttataagtttgcgacgcttataagatgaatacgcacaaccaatactaggttatcaaacaatcaccacacactaaggcatcgaaacaaattaactaaataaatccataaataaattagctagaaccccacgataacgattagcccataattggactcatcatcaatgtgggttctgatgaaagcatggtataataaacgtagtctttgtAATGAATAATCAAACAaagttaacacaagagtataagttcaacaaaacaagaaacgagcatctaagattacaactcaaaacaaagattcacaagaataaactagatcgtcttcacctttgttgaattgtgctataggtctcttgccgtcttccCCTTAGCTCTGATATGTCTCTTACTTGATATAttatgaaaaatgacctaaagttgtttatatagcagccccatgcaatgtagaagtctttctctcaaaagccaagtagaaacatgatTCTGCTATCCTGACACGGCGCGGCCACGCGCTTGATCAGCGTGGGCGCGCTGGCTCTCTGATGTTTGGGCGCAGCCGCGCACTTGATCAGCGCGGGCAtgctgggcttctgccaaaactttGACTTCTTCTTTTCCTTGCAGTTTTGAGCCGGTCTTCGCGAGCTTTATTTCTTGGACATCCTAACAGTgtattagcatcaaatcaatgctaattcacctgattctcagattaattcctgaaatgcaaaaacattagaaaacacgttaaaacaccaataacttgagtacaaatactGCAATTCCAAGCTgtacggagcgtaataaagtgtcataaatgccactcaacatacacaaaacttgaatcgatgcttgttctcaagcataaacagactcaaaaaataagaaataaaaatgcatgaatgcaactaaatgaatgcaacgatccctatagaataactaaaccaaccaacaagcaacacctcagcaaatgcagttattcgcataaagatcaaccAAACCTCACAAATCAGTCTACAAACCaaagacgtgcgtgtgtgcaactgcttacagatatactatcacaactagatcaacaatcatgactctTATCAAAGTAATCGCAAGTTtttaaatagaataaaagctagactcaaaataacttataacacttcaattcttatatcagagtttaacatagattcacgcttttattcacaaaAAAACAACACAAGTATACTTATTTGATCGTACAATgggtgaggtccacaaaagacttatacaatagtacccatgtagcgagcgttaggttagcggatcccaaactataaaagccttaggtcactaggcacagagtgccctaagaacttaataactcgagtactaaagagcccactcgtgatcaattatacataacacattttttcttttttcttttcttcttttcttttcaaatttctttttttttcaaatttctgaacgagtgcttttcgctccatctcgctcaaccctagactactcatataaatatgagccggctactagccatttgacacctagccacataACTAGTaataaaatccaattttctccaatttttaaatatccatgtcttttattattaaaagaatatcctaaattctaaatataaacaagcaattaaacctcgacaaaccaaTAAACCATGACCATCATCTAGCACTCTAGCAGCCTATAAGACTAAGTGAAATACATTTGTCtgtagcatgcaaatcaattcgataagacttaatatcactaaatacgacatcactacactagcatcaatatcacagattaatcggaaaaatcatctaagggatcaaTGTTATTATGCATATGCATGCAAAtacatgaacaaattatcataaaaactacccaaaaaaactactacatggcaaaatatgcaaactaaatGCACTacactatcatga
The sequence above is drawn from the Apium graveolens cultivar Ventura chromosome 2, ASM990537v1, whole genome shotgun sequence genome and encodes:
- the LOC141696728 gene encoding uncharacterized protein LOC141696728 — encoded protein: MASVLIPIPFTMWAINIIGVLPTTTRHEKYCIIAIDYMTKWVEAKPLSIITEEAAKKFFLEQIILSFGTLRVYFSNTGMPFVRKKFRRFLHHFGVQQRFISVAHSQNNGAVEAANKVIFQGIKKHWAKPREDGRKSFHGSYELTK